One window of the Triticum dicoccoides isolate Atlit2015 ecotype Zavitan chromosome 3B, WEW_v2.0, whole genome shotgun sequence genome contains the following:
- the LOC119276215 gene encoding putative pentatricopeptide repeat-containing protein At3g01580, producing the protein MSSLALFHGPFSYHRAPPSSPTGTSPRPTRLPAHSSPSHPNSRPLPDAQADELRSHAAALQECAVRRALRCGQELHARLLRSARQPDTFLLDSLLNMYCKCGRLADARRVFDGMPHRDVGQVVKLQGLDDPYVGSSLVQAYTSRGEVDAAETVLLGLPERSDVSWNALLTEYARQGDYRKAMRVFHNLSEFGDEISKYTLPTLLKCCVELGLPKSGQALHALVVKRGLETDNVLNNCLVEMYSRCLSAEEAYQVFIRIDEPDVVHCSAMISSFGRHGMAWEAFDLFVKMSDMGVNPNQYTFVGIAGVASKTGDANLCRCVHACVVKSGLAMPKLVADAILNMYVKVGAAQDATVAFHLMHEPDTFSWNTFLSGFYSGSNCEQGLRIFKQMKCEGFSANKYTYVGVLRCCTSLRNLMYGTQVHACVLKSGLQNDNDVSRMLLDMYAQSGCFTSACLVFDRLEERDAFSWTVIMSGYAKTDEAEKVMGCFRSMLQENKRPNDATLAVSLSVSSDVASLGSGLQLHSWAIKSGWNSSVVSGALVDMYVKCGNITDAEILFYESETCDQVAWNTLICGYSQHGHGYKALDTFRQMVDDGKRPDDITFVGVLSACSHAGLLDEGRKYFQLLSSVYGITPTMEHYACMINILSKAGRLAEAESLINQMPLIPDSSIWRTILGACRIHGNIEIAERAAERLFELDPQDVSSSVLLSNIYADLGRWSDVTRLRNMLLDHGVKKEPGCSWIEVNGQIHVFLSQDGCPEY; encoded by the coding sequence CGCATTCTTCTCCTTCCCACCCCAATTCGCGCCCCCTCCCTGACGCGCAAGCCGATGAGCTCCGGTCCCACGCAGCGGCGCTGCAGGAATGCGCCGTCCGCCGAGCGCTCCGCTGCGGACAGGAGCTCCACGCGCGGCTGCTCCGTTCCGCGCGGCAGCCGGACACGTTTCTCCTCGACTCGCTCCTCAACATGTACTGCAAGTGTGGCCGCCTGGCGGACGCACGAAGGGTGTTCGACGGAATGCCACACAGGGACGTTGGTCAAGTGGTTAAGTTGCAAGGTCTGGATGACCCCTACGTTGGTTCGTCCCTTGTTCAAGCTTACACGAGCCGTGGGGAAGTGGACGCTGCTGAGACAGTGCTGCTGGGCTTGCCTGAACGAAGCGACGTGTCATGGAATGCTCTGCTCACCGAGTATGCTCGGCAGGGCGACTACAGAAAGGCCATGCGTGTTTTCCATAACTTGTCGGAATTTGGTGATGAGATAAGCAAGTATACTTTGCCTACCCTTCTCAAGTGTTGTgtggaactcggtcttccaaaatcTGGCCAGGCTCTTCATGCTTTGGTGGTCAAGAGAGGGCTGGAAACCGATAACGTGCTGAACAATTGCCTTGTTGAGATGTACTCCAGATGTCTATCTGCTGAAGAGGCCTATCAAGTCTTTATCAGGATAGACGAACCTGATGTGGTGCATTGCAGTGCCATGATCTCTTCTTTCGGTCGACATGGTATGGCCTGGGAAGCATTTGATCTTTTCGTAAAGATGTCAGACATGGGAGTCAACCCAAACCAATATACATTCGTGGGCATTGCTGGTGTTGCATCAAAGACTGGTGATGCAAACCTTTGTCGCTGTGTTCATGCGTGTGTTGTGAAAAGTGGGCTGGCTATGCCAAAATTAGTGGCTGATGCCATTCTAAATATGTATGTGAAAGTTGGTGCTGCTCAAGATGCAACAGTTGCTTTTCATCTTATGCATGAGCCTGACACATTTTCGTGGAACACATTTCTCTCCGGATTTTATAGTGGAAGCAACTGTGAGCAGGGTTTGAGGATTTTCAAGCAGATGAAGTGCGAAGGCTTTTCAGCCAACAAATATACTTATGTAGGTGTTTTGAGATGCTGCACTAGCTTGAGGAACCTGATGTATGGCACTCAGGTTCATGCATGTGTTCTGAAAAGTGGGTTGCAAAACGATAATGATGTTTCAAGAATGCTACTTGACATGTATGCGCAATCTGGCTGCTTTACAAGTGCGTGCCTGGTATTTGATCGACTGGAAGAAAGAGATGCTTTCTCGTGGACAGTGATTATGTCAGGATATGCTAAAACGGATGAAGCTGAGAAGGTGATGGGATGTTTCCGTTCAATGTTGCAAGAAAACAAAAGGCCTAATGATGCCACACTAGCAGTTTCATTGAGTGTTTCCTCTGATGTGGCATCCTTAGGCAGTGGGCTCCAACTTCATTCATGGGCCATCAAGTCTGGCTGGAACAGCTCAGTTGTCTCTGGTGCTCTAGTTGACATGTATGTGAAGTGCGGGAACATAACGGATGCTGAGATTCTATTCTATGAGTCAGAAACATGTGATCAAGTTGCATGGAATACACTCATCTGTGGTTATTCTCAACATGGTCATGGGTACAAGGCACTGGACACGTTCAGACAGATGGTAGATGATGGGAAAAGGCCTGATGATATCACATTTGTAGGTGTTCTCTCAGCGTGTAGCCATGCAGGATTACTTGACGAGGGAAGGAAGTACTTTCAATTGCTGAGTAGTGTCTATGGAATTACTCCTACGATGGAGCACTATGCTTGCATGATTAATATTCTGTCCAAGGCTGGAAGACTAGCTGAGGCTGAATCTCTTATCAATCAGATGCCATTGATCCCGGATTCATCCATATGGAGGACGATTTTGGGAGCTTGCAGGATACATGGAAATATCGAGATTGCTGAGAGAGCTGCAGAAAGATTGTTTGAGTTAGATCCACAGGATGTTTCTTCTTCTGTATTGTTATCAAACATTTATGCAGATTTAGGAAGGTGGAGTGATGTTACAAGACTTAGGAATATGCTACTAGATCATGGAGTAAAAAAAGAACCAGGGTGTAGCTGGATTGAAGTCAATGGCCAGATTCATGTATTCCTGTCGCAAGATGGATGTCCAGAATATTAA
- the LOC119276216 gene encoding thiamine phosphate phosphatase-like protein isoform X2 produces the protein MVRRRANKANVNASTRERPQVAVWKPSQVTSCHTATAAAAIKPHRESETPPPTNKQKPRRSLVPQTSEAGSIVRRLFPEMAAVVVLFDFDKTIIQWDSDDWVITKLGAADAFNRLRPTMRWNSLMDRMMGELHAQGRSADDIRVCLRSAPLDAHVLSAIRTASALGCDLKVVSDANSFFIETVLEHHGVLGCFSEINTNPARVDAQGRLRISPFHDPTTSPHGCNLCPDNMCKGKIIQRIQETDSAKNKHFIYIGDGKGDYCPSLKLGEGDYVMPKENYPLWNLISSDPQLIKAEVHPWSSGEEFERILLKLVNKLITSHAQGSQLDYKCDMSNPVSTEVGHHQTLPVPN, from the exons ATGGTACGGCGAAGGGCGAACAAAGCGAATGTAAACGCAAGCACAAGAGAGAGGCCACAAGTGGCGGTGTGGAAGCCTTCCCAGGTCACCAGCTGCCACACGGCTACGGCTGCGGCTGCTATAAAACCACACCGAGAGTCCGAGACGCCGCCACCAACAAACAAACAGAAGCCACGCCGGAGTCTCGTACCGCAAACGTCGGAGGCAGGAAGCATCGTCCGCCGTCTCTTCCCGGAGATGGCCGCCGTGGTGGTGCTGTTCGACTTCGACAAGACCATCATCCAGTGGGACAGCGACGACTGGGTCATCACCAAGCTCGGGGCCGCCGACGCCTTCAACCGCCTGCGCCCCACCATGCGCTGGAACTCGCTCATG GACAGGATGATGGGGGAGCTCCACGCGCAGGGGAGGTCGGCCGACGACATCCGCGTGTGCCTCAGGAGCGCGCCTCTCGACGCGCACGTCCTCTCCGCCATCCGGACGGCGTCGGCATTAGG GTGTGATTTGAAGGTGGTGAGCGACGCCAACTCCTTCTTCATCGAGACCGTCCTGGAGCACCACGGCGTCCTCGGCTGCTTCTCTGAGATCAACACCAACCCCGCGCGCGTGGACGCCCAAGGGAGGCTCAGGATCTCGCCGTTCCATGATCCCACGACCTCGCCCCATGGCTGCAACCTGTGCCCTGACAACATGTGCAAG GGCAAGATAATCCAGAGGATTCAAGAGACAGACAGTGCCAAGAACAAGCACTTCATATACATCGGTGACGGGAAGGGGGATTACTGCCCCTCTCTTAAGCTAGGGGAAGGGGACTATGTCATGCCAAAGGAGAATTACCCCCTCTGGAATCTCATCAGCAGCGATCCCCAGCTTATCAAAGCTGAGGTTCATCCATGGTCTAGTGGCGAGGAATTCGAAAGGATCCTACTTAAGCTGGTGAACAAGCTGATCACCTCGCATGCACAGGGGTCCCAATTGGACTACAAATGCGACATGAGCAATCCAGTATCAACGGAAGTGGGTCACCATCAGACTCTCCCTGTCCCAAATTGA
- the LOC119276216 gene encoding thiamine phosphate phosphatase-like protein isoform X1, giving the protein MTKHHAKAKAKAANRVCTTVMVRRRANKANVNASTRERPQVAVWKPSQVTSCHTATAAAAIKPHRESETPPPTNKQKPRRSLVPQTSEAGSIVRRLFPEMAAVVVLFDFDKTIIQWDSDDWVITKLGAADAFNRLRPTMRWNSLMDRMMGELHAQGRSADDIRVCLRSAPLDAHVLSAIRTASALGCDLKVVSDANSFFIETVLEHHGVLGCFSEINTNPARVDAQGRLRISPFHDPTTSPHGCNLCPDNMCKGKIIQRIQETDSAKNKHFIYIGDGKGDYCPSLKLGEGDYVMPKENYPLWNLISSDPQLIKAEVHPWSSGEEFERILLKLVNKLITSHAQGSQLDYKCDMSNPVSTEVGHHQTLPVPN; this is encoded by the exons ATGACAAAGCACCATGCAAAGGCGAAGGCAAAGGCAGCCAATCGAGTATGCACAACAGTTATGGTACGGCGAAGGGCGAACAAAGCGAATGTAAACGCAAGCACAAGAGAGAGGCCACAAGTGGCGGTGTGGAAGCCTTCCCAGGTCACCAGCTGCCACACGGCTACGGCTGCGGCTGCTATAAAACCACACCGAGAGTCCGAGACGCCGCCACCAACAAACAAACAGAAGCCACGCCGGAGTCTCGTACCGCAAACGTCGGAGGCAGGAAGCATCGTCCGCCGTCTCTTCCCGGAGATGGCCGCCGTGGTGGTGCTGTTCGACTTCGACAAGACCATCATCCAGTGGGACAGCGACGACTGGGTCATCACCAAGCTCGGGGCCGCCGACGCCTTCAACCGCCTGCGCCCCACCATGCGCTGGAACTCGCTCATG GACAGGATGATGGGGGAGCTCCACGCGCAGGGGAGGTCGGCCGACGACATCCGCGTGTGCCTCAGGAGCGCGCCTCTCGACGCGCACGTCCTCTCCGCCATCCGGACGGCGTCGGCATTAGG GTGTGATTTGAAGGTGGTGAGCGACGCCAACTCCTTCTTCATCGAGACCGTCCTGGAGCACCACGGCGTCCTCGGCTGCTTCTCTGAGATCAACACCAACCCCGCGCGCGTGGACGCCCAAGGGAGGCTCAGGATCTCGCCGTTCCATGATCCCACGACCTCGCCCCATGGCTGCAACCTGTGCCCTGACAACATGTGCAAG GGCAAGATAATCCAGAGGATTCAAGAGACAGACAGTGCCAAGAACAAGCACTTCATATACATCGGTGACGGGAAGGGGGATTACTGCCCCTCTCTTAAGCTAGGGGAAGGGGACTATGTCATGCCAAAGGAGAATTACCCCCTCTGGAATCTCATCAGCAGCGATCCCCAGCTTATCAAAGCTGAGGTTCATCCATGGTCTAGTGGCGAGGAATTCGAAAGGATCCTACTTAAGCTGGTGAACAAGCTGATCACCTCGCATGCACAGGGGTCCCAATTGGACTACAAATGCGACATGAGCAATCCAGTATCAACGGAAGTGGGTCACCATCAGACTCTCCCTGTCCCAAATTGA